The following coding sequences lie in one Coraliomargarita parva genomic window:
- a CDS encoding FlgD immunoglobulin-like domain containing protein, with product MTRLHIFLPPLKAYAIFAWILLSGLPSYLQGQTVPEGYREASLNGRTVFGLDPAWLDGREFEKVFDSDADSFYDYLYGADSTCFVGIDFGEAIQAAEIHFTPRSARESRMVGGLFQGSNESSVSGYETIYEVTAQPARTDHVIAVVTSQSYRYYRYLAPIGSYGSIAEFDIVPVESSSSETTTDTATDTTTDTTTDTATDTTVEAPQGYTELDYDGRLIFGLEPAYAAGREFDKAFDGDATTFYDYIYSDAEPFIGFDHGSAAQPAIFQYTPREGYPARLVGGLLQGSNEGPYSGYVTLYEITEVPEEVAQEVVLSIEDTYRYYRYLAPNGSHGSIAEFDVIMADDSSLTTEEETSTSEPEVTPVEPEQPVVDEGTHRDDELDGVAVFGMDPSWRDSNDFEAALDGDPTTYYDFRYSTKESYVGIDLGAAVVPSAIRFTPRKGWAIRMIGGQFQGSNESSTSGFETLHLINYFPVDGEQVVEFAAAEAYRYYRYLAPAGSNGNIAEFAVDVVDAGSEDEVAVTEPDTGTGTDTGGSSSSDPVEPDTTVPTNSSVTVADDGTNSFNVEISLDAAGQVSAAVYDADEHLVKTLLQGEALEAGTHQLVWDGLDRDGNTVATGDYTLKVLRSDGLTAEFVTNLGVNPDSAPYDFWVGNHQGGASSIAIDSTGMYVAAEKTETAPVLLKQSLDGTVRYWTKERGDVTNGRYQGGTAMASDQNGTLYMLQQNGYLQVIDGDDGSLEASWDVLPSDLTRDLFIYQNTMDEVSGADLAAYGNTIVISYRDHNKVSWLNPANGSIVKEMTFTAPRGVAVGSDGEVLVISDNKVYSYLNGTVTTVIASGLNNPQRLSIDASSDTILVTEGVRASQVKRFDRSGNLLASYGDADGRAFGTYNGENFNGVRDIEADAEGGFVVVEPQVPPRRVAHFYADGSLRNEWIGGADYYAWAEPDPRDPEKAWVFTGDGLILSQIDFDTGKWSILETWLPEEMVGGLIVQPKGQYGRWRVLYNGTQRYLVCEDTAQVFAHSDGDLRAVSISTNDSDTIAIAKEIAGYTGSVYSFRWLDGNGDGEPQASEFTFSNIGNAPWPRNVNEDFSLIGYDRPDTAFNVVKTDVMWSTYGPYYPIARESGLNVVVASKTISSRAGVRGSGAYQSPDGNFYAHYHLEGEEHHGAAWPTNWAGESRFVKWSESGEELWSVSRHAYHGGLAGGPGSTSYVKTPAGQLHVPVKVIGETADCVVLADRVETPGMAWSKDGLYVGSVLDHRTEDGLPDIVYSWWQTDQGEESIMTSDNANGGSLIEYEDGTVLWYTQGRNNVPVYKVTGWDKVVRFETSFSLNGPATVAEAAGTGLVARYYNGEFEGSALLTRTETQIWHGVSGVDDVVDGPDGPAYSWASGPAAGTSGNFSVRWKGQVEAPLSEDFTFSVYNRGRTRMWINGQQIIFSWNDLIGRTESEPVRLVAGERYDIQIDFYSNESSPAISLNWESVSLDRKRIPSAYLYAVDTASTHEQLRDATDYIDSATFDMESGDIESGMIDNFSVSGYRQRSMGKTGAWLGYENINFSTGLSLGHMMARGYPSGTAVFPVKLAVRLDSPNGTTIAEFSLSSEVETHTVDLSAVSGVHDIYVVNTTSTEWHYMDFRWLRFE from the coding sequence ATGACACGCCTACATATATTTCTCCCCCCCCTTAAAGCCTACGCAATTTTCGCATGGATATTACTTAGTGGTTTGCCGTCGTACCTGCAGGGGCAGACCGTACCGGAAGGGTATCGTGAAGCCAGCCTGAATGGCCGTACTGTTTTCGGCCTCGATCCGGCGTGGTTGGATGGACGTGAGTTTGAGAAGGTCTTCGATTCCGATGCGGACTCTTTCTACGATTATCTCTACGGTGCCGATTCAACCTGTTTTGTGGGGATCGATTTCGGAGAGGCCATCCAAGCTGCAGAGATCCACTTCACTCCGCGCTCCGCTAGAGAATCCCGCATGGTCGGGGGACTTTTCCAAGGATCCAATGAGAGCAGCGTGAGTGGCTATGAGACGATCTATGAAGTCACCGCCCAGCCGGCCCGAACAGATCATGTCATCGCAGTGGTCACGAGCCAATCATACCGCTACTACCGCTACCTCGCTCCCATCGGCTCCTACGGCTCGATCGCCGAATTCGACATCGTGCCCGTCGAATCAAGCAGCAGCGAGACTACGACCGACACCGCCACGGATACCACCACAGACACAACCACGGACACCGCCACTGACACAACCGTTGAGGCCCCTCAGGGCTACACGGAGCTGGACTACGATGGACGACTCATTTTTGGCCTCGAGCCCGCCTATGCCGCCGGCCGTGAATTCGACAAGGCATTTGATGGCGATGCCACGACCTTTTACGATTACATCTACAGTGATGCGGAACCTTTTATAGGCTTCGACCATGGCAGCGCCGCCCAACCGGCCATTTTCCAGTACACGCCCCGTGAGGGCTATCCGGCACGTCTCGTTGGTGGCCTGCTACAGGGGTCGAACGAGGGCCCCTACAGCGGCTACGTTACGCTCTACGAAATCACAGAGGTTCCGGAAGAGGTCGCACAGGAAGTGGTCCTGAGCATTGAAGATACCTACCGCTACTACCGCTACCTGGCGCCGAACGGTTCGCACGGTAGCATTGCCGAATTCGATGTGATCATGGCCGATGACAGTTCCCTGACGACAGAGGAAGAGACAAGTACCAGCGAACCGGAAGTGACTCCGGTTGAGCCGGAACAACCGGTGGTGGATGAGGGGACGCACCGAGACGACGAACTCGATGGTGTCGCGGTCTTCGGGATGGACCCATCCTGGCGTGACAGCAATGACTTTGAAGCGGCTCTCGATGGCGACCCCACCACTTACTATGATTTCCGCTACAGCACCAAGGAGTCCTATGTCGGCATCGATCTGGGGGCCGCGGTCGTGCCGAGTGCTATTCGTTTCACGCCTCGCAAGGGCTGGGCGATCCGGATGATCGGAGGCCAGTTTCAGGGTTCCAACGAAAGCAGCACCAGCGGATTCGAAACGCTGCACCTGATCAACTATTTCCCGGTTGACGGCGAACAAGTGGTTGAATTCGCCGCAGCGGAGGCCTACCGCTACTACCGCTACCTGGCACCGGCCGGTTCCAACGGCAACATCGCGGAGTTTGCAGTGGATGTCGTCGATGCCGGCTCGGAGGACGAAGTGGCGGTCACCGAACCCGACACTGGTACCGGCACCGACACAGGAGGCTCTTCCAGTAGCGATCCGGTCGAACCGGATACCACCGTACCGACTAACAGCAGTGTTACGGTGGCGGACGACGGAACAAACAGCTTTAACGTCGAGATCAGCCTCGATGCCGCCGGACAAGTCTCCGCTGCGGTCTACGATGCCGACGAGCACCTGGTCAAAACGCTTCTGCAAGGAGAGGCACTTGAGGCCGGCACGCATCAGTTGGTCTGGGACGGATTGGACCGTGACGGAAATACAGTGGCGACGGGCGACTACACGCTGAAAGTACTTCGTTCGGACGGCCTGACCGCAGAATTCGTCACAAACCTCGGGGTCAACCCCGATTCCGCGCCCTACGATTTCTGGGTCGGCAACCACCAGGGTGGGGCATCCTCGATTGCGATCGATTCAACCGGCATGTACGTGGCAGCCGAAAAGACCGAAACAGCTCCGGTTTTGCTCAAGCAGTCACTAGATGGTACCGTCCGTTATTGGACGAAGGAACGTGGCGATGTGACCAACGGGCGTTACCAGGGCGGCACGGCAATGGCCAGCGACCAGAACGGTACACTCTACATGCTTCAGCAAAATGGTTACCTTCAAGTTATTGACGGCGATGACGGTTCTCTGGAAGCCAGCTGGGATGTGCTTCCCTCGGACCTGACCCGTGACCTCTTTATCTATCAAAATACAATGGATGAGGTGTCAGGCGCCGACCTGGCCGCCTACGGCAATACCATCGTCATCAGTTACCGCGACCATAATAAGGTCTCCTGGCTGAATCCGGCAAACGGCAGTATTGTGAAAGAAATGACTTTCACCGCGCCCCGTGGCGTCGCGGTGGGTTCCGATGGCGAGGTCTTGGTCATCAGCGACAATAAGGTTTACAGTTACCTGAACGGGACGGTGACCACAGTTATTGCTTCCGGCTTGAACAACCCTCAACGCCTGAGCATCGATGCCAGCAGCGATACGATCCTAGTCACTGAGGGCGTGCGCGCCTCACAGGTCAAGCGCTTCGATCGCAGCGGTAATTTACTGGCAAGCTACGGCGATGCCGATGGCCGCGCCTTTGGCACCTACAATGGAGAGAACTTTAACGGGGTGCGTGACATTGAAGCCGATGCAGAAGGTGGTTTTGTGGTGGTCGAACCGCAGGTACCGCCACGCCGCGTGGCACATTTCTATGCCGATGGCAGCCTTCGTAACGAATGGATTGGTGGCGCCGACTACTACGCCTGGGCGGAACCGGATCCGCGTGATCCCGAGAAGGCATGGGTCTTTACCGGCGACGGTCTAATCCTCTCACAAATCGATTTCGACACCGGCAAATGGTCCATTTTGGAAACCTGGTTGCCGGAAGAAATGGTCGGCGGCCTGATCGTCCAACCGAAGGGCCAGTATGGTCGTTGGCGAGTCCTGTACAACGGCACACAACGCTATCTTGTCTGCGAGGATACCGCCCAGGTATTCGCTCACAGCGACGGCGATCTCCGGGCCGTGTCCATTTCGACGAATGATTCGGACACGATCGCGATTGCCAAGGAAATCGCAGGATATACCGGGTCGGTCTATTCCTTCCGCTGGTTGGACGGCAACGGGGATGGCGAACCGCAGGCGTCCGAATTCACATTCTCGAATATTGGCAACGCTCCTTGGCCGCGCAATGTAAATGAGGACTTCAGCCTCATCGGCTATGACCGGCCGGACACCGCCTTCAACGTGGTAAAGACCGATGTCATGTGGAGTACCTACGGGCCCTATTACCCGATCGCCCGTGAAAGTGGCCTGAACGTCGTGGTAGCTAGCAAGACGATCAGCAGTCGTGCCGGTGTGCGTGGTAGTGGCGCCTACCAATCGCCGGATGGCAATTTCTACGCTCACTACCACCTTGAAGGCGAAGAGCATCACGGCGCGGCATGGCCAACCAACTGGGCAGGTGAATCCCGCTTCGTGAAATGGAGTGAAAGCGGTGAAGAGCTCTGGTCTGTCAGCCGCCACGCCTACCATGGCGGCTTGGCCGGAGGCCCCGGCAGTACTTCCTATGTCAAGACGCCGGCTGGCCAGCTTCATGTTCCGGTCAAGGTCATCGGTGAAACGGCTGACTGTGTGGTCCTTGCCGACCGCGTGGAAACCCCCGGCATGGCCTGGAGCAAAGACGGTCTCTATGTCGGCTCCGTACTCGATCACCGCACGGAAGACGGCTTGCCGGACATCGTGTACTCCTGGTGGCAAACCGACCAGGGGGAAGAGTCGATCATGACCTCTGACAACGCAAACGGTGGCAGCCTGATTGAGTATGAGGACGGTACGGTACTTTGGTACACCCAAGGCCGCAACAATGTCCCGGTCTACAAAGTGACCGGATGGGACAAGGTGGTGCGTTTCGAAACCAGCTTCAGCCTGAATGGGCCGGCCACTGTGGCTGAGGCGGCCGGCACTGGACTGGTTGCCCGGTATTACAACGGCGAGTTCGAAGGTTCCGCCCTGTTGACCCGCACGGAAACACAGATCTGGCATGGTGTCAGCGGTGTGGATGATGTCGTAGACGGCCCCGATGGCCCGGCCTACAGCTGGGCTTCCGGCCCGGCCGCCGGTACCAGCGGCAATTTCTCCGTTCGCTGGAAGGGACAGGTCGAGGCCCCCTTGAGTGAGGACTTCACCTTCTCGGTTTACAATCGCGGACGTACCCGGATGTGGATCAATGGACAACAGATCATCTTCTCTTGGAACGACCTGATCGGACGGACCGAATCCGAACCTGTGCGTCTGGTGGCAGGGGAGCGCTATGACATCCAAATCGATTTCTACAGCAACGAGTCGTCTCCGGCGATCAGCCTGAATTGGGAGTCAGTCAGTCTCGATCGTAAACGTATCCCCAGCGCTTATCTCTATGCCGTTGATACCGCAAGCAC
- a CDS encoding NADPH-dependent assimilatory sulfite reductase hemoprotein subunit: MISDSESAPKLHKNEGIKSNSNYLRGTILEGLADVSTGAISADDGQLTKFHGVYQQDDRDVRSERRKHRLDKAYSFLARICLPGGIATPEQWLVIDELANYCAFNTIKLTTRQAFQLHGILKGNLKQTIKSVNDAMMTTLAACGDVNRNVMCNPNPFTSAVHEEVQAVVEAIDSHLKPQTPAYSEIWLDGEKITSGEDEVVEPLYGKTYLPRKFKIAFAIPPRNDVDVFAHCLGYIAVVEDGKLAGFNVTVGGGMGMTHGNEKTFPRLADVLAFCTPDQALAVAEQIVAIQRDFGDRVDRAHARFKYTVEDRGVEFIRAELEKRLGYQLEDARPYAFASTGDRYGWVEGSNGKWNLGLFIEGGRIIDREDAPLKSGMKAIAQVHKGDFRLTANQNLIIGNVAAEDKAGIDALVKEYKLDTYKTASGLRRNQIACVALPTCGLALAESERYLPNLVSDLEVILEEAGLQQDDIIIRSTGCPNGCGRPYLGEIGLVGKVPGKYNLYLGAGFGGERLNKLYRSSVTNEEIIELLRPIFLHYAKERNEGERFGDFVIRSEYVKATPAGNRFHSDLSESAKA; this comes from the coding sequence ATGATCTCCGATAGCGAATCCGCACCTAAACTTCACAAGAATGAAGGCATCAAGTCGAACAGCAACTACCTCAGGGGGACTATCCTGGAAGGGCTTGCAGACGTATCGACGGGTGCCATTTCGGCCGACGACGGGCAATTGACCAAGTTTCACGGCGTCTATCAGCAGGACGACCGCGACGTCCGCAGCGAACGCCGGAAGCACCGTCTGGACAAGGCTTATTCCTTCCTTGCCCGAATCTGCCTGCCCGGAGGGATCGCGACGCCCGAGCAATGGCTGGTCATAGATGAATTGGCGAACTATTGTGCCTTTAATACCATCAAGCTGACCACGCGGCAGGCCTTTCAATTGCACGGCATCCTCAAGGGCAATTTAAAGCAGACCATCAAATCTGTAAATGATGCGATGATGACGACGCTGGCGGCTTGCGGTGATGTAAACCGTAATGTCATGTGCAACCCGAACCCATTCACCTCGGCGGTGCATGAAGAAGTTCAGGCCGTAGTGGAGGCCATTGACAGCCACCTGAAGCCACAAACGCCAGCCTATTCGGAAATCTGGCTCGACGGTGAAAAAATTACGAGTGGGGAAGATGAAGTGGTTGAGCCACTGTACGGGAAGACCTACCTCCCCCGTAAATTCAAGATCGCGTTTGCGATCCCGCCCCGGAATGACGTGGATGTCTTTGCGCACTGCTTGGGCTATATCGCGGTGGTCGAGGATGGAAAACTGGCCGGCTTCAATGTTACCGTTGGCGGCGGCATGGGCATGACCCATGGCAATGAAAAGACTTTCCCTCGCCTGGCGGACGTCCTCGCATTCTGCACACCCGATCAAGCCTTGGCTGTGGCGGAACAAATCGTAGCGATCCAACGCGATTTCGGCGACCGTGTGGACCGTGCGCATGCACGCTTCAAGTACACGGTTGAAGATCGAGGGGTCGAGTTTATCCGCGCAGAACTGGAGAAACGTCTGGGCTATCAGTTGGAGGACGCCCGACCTTATGCATTTGCAAGTACGGGTGACCGCTACGGTTGGGTCGAAGGCAGCAACGGCAAGTGGAACCTGGGGCTCTTCATCGAGGGAGGGCGTATCATAGACCGCGAAGATGCGCCCCTGAAGTCAGGGATGAAGGCGATTGCCCAAGTCCATAAAGGAGATTTTCGCCTGACCGCGAACCAGAACCTGATTATCGGTAACGTTGCGGCTGAAGATAAGGCGGGGATTGATGCCTTGGTCAAGGAGTACAAGCTCGACACCTACAAGACGGCATCCGGGTTGCGCCGCAATCAGATCGCTTGCGTTGCTTTGCCCACCTGCGGACTTGCATTGGCCGAGTCGGAGCGCTACCTCCCCAATCTGGTCAGTGACCTTGAAGTGATCCTGGAGGAGGCTGGCTTGCAGCAGGACGATATCATCATCCGGTCCACCGGTTGCCCGAATGGTTGTGGTCGTCCCTATTTGGGGGAAATCGGCCTGGTGGGCAAGGTGCCGGGCAAGTACAACCTTTACCTCGGAGCCGGTTTTGGCGGCGAGCGTCTGAATAAACTCTACCGCAGTTCGGTGACGAACGAGGAAATCATCGAACTCCTGCGCCCCATCTTCCTTCATTATGCCAAGGAGAGAAATGAAGGGGAGCGATTCGGCGATTTCGTTATCCGGTCCGAATATGTTAAGGCCACCCCCGCGGGAAACCGATTCCATTCGGATCTTTCGGAAAGCGCTAAAGCATAA